Part of the Virgibacillus necropolis genome, TTTTTTCTCATATGCCTCTTTTGTAGGAAAAGCTTTTGGATCAACTATACATGTTGAAATACCAAATTTAGCCGCCTTTTCGATTACACCGGCACCTTGCTTATCACATACAAGCATTACAACTTCACAACCTAGTTCTTTTTCTTGATTCGCGTCCATAATTGCTTGAAAATTACTGCCTGCTCCTGAAGCAAATATAACCGCTTTTATATTAGTCATTTGTAAAACGAACCCCTTCATGTTCTGAAACAGTACCGATAACAACAGCAGCTTCCCCGTTTTCCTGCAAGAGATCAATCGCAAGATCAGCTTTATCTTGATCGATAACTACTGCCATTCCAATACCCATATTAAAGACACCGAACATGTCATAATCTGAAACATTCCCTTGTTTTTGTAAAAAGGTAAAAATTTCTGGTACATTCCAGCTGGCACGATCTACTTCCACACCAAGTCCAGCTGGTAGCATCCGCGGAATATTTTCATAGAATCCACCGCCAGTGATATGTGAGATTCCCTTCACATCGACTGTTTGTGTAAGCTTGTTAATAGGTTTTGCATATATTTTGGTTGGTTCTAAAAGTGTTGCTCCAAGTGACTTTGATAATCCCTGATACGAGTCAGCCAAATCTAGTTCAGCAACAATTTTCCGTACCAAAGAATACCCATTGGAATGGATGCCGCTTGATGGTAATCCAATTACTACGTCGCCAGCCTGAATATGTTCACCAGAGATTAGCTTTGATTTTTCTGCAATACCAACTGCAAATCCAGCAACATCATATTCGTTATCCTGATACATGCCAGGCATTTCAGCAGTTTCGCCGCCAATTAATGCTGCACCTGCATCAACACAGCCATCAGCAACACCTGCAACAATTTGTTCAATCATTTCTGGATTATTTTTTCCACAAGCAATGTAATCAAGGAAAAATAAGGCTTGTGCTCCTTGTGCGATGATATCATTGACACACATCGCAACTAAATCTTTTCCAATAGAATCATGCTTATCAAGTTGGAACGCTAACTTCAGCTTTGTTCCTACGCCATCTGTCCCAGAAACTAACACAGGCTCCTTGTAGCTAAATCCGCTTAGGTCAAACAAGCCTGCAAATCCACCAACACCACCAAGAACTTCTTTGCGATTCGTTTTGGCAATATGCTTTTTCATTAAATCAACAGCTTGATAGCCTTTTTCTACGTCGACTCCTGCTTCTCTATACGCATCAGACATTTAGGACCCACCTTTAAATTTAAATTATAGAAATAGTAAACGTCCGAGATTTTAGTGCCGGGACAGTAAATTGCCAATCTCGGACTGTATTTTACTGCTGACGGATCGTATTCCATCGTTCTCGGACTGTATTTCTGCTGACGGATCGTATTTCACCGATCTTGGACTGTATTTTACTGCTAACGGACAGTAAACCACCGTTCTCGGACTGTATTTCTAACAAGTTCGACAGTGAACAAACTTCAGATACTTGTAAACTTATAATCTCGTATACTCAATTTCTTTCTGTCCTCTTTCTTTCACTGGATATTCCCCTGTAAAACAGGCTTTACAAATACCTTGATTTGGTAAATCTTCTCGCACAATCGCACGTTCCAGGCCTTCTTCTGATAAATAAGCAAGACTATCTGCTCCAATAATTTCCGCTATTTCATCAATTGTATTATTTGCTGCAATTAATTCATCTCGGGTAGACATATCAATCCCGTAGTAGCACGGATGTTGAAGTGATGGAGACGCAATACGTACATGCACCTCTTTTGCCCCTGCTTCTTTTAACATTCGAACAATTCGTCTACTAGTAGTCCCGCGAACAATTGAATCATCAATCATAATAACGCGTTTACCCTCTACAATTCCGCGAACTGGAGATAGCTTCATTTTAACCCCTTGCTCACGTAACTCTTGAGATGGTTGAATAAACGTTCGTCCTACATATCTATTTTTTATGATTCCCATTTCATATGGAAGACCAATTTCCTCCGCATAACCGATCGCAGCCGAAATACTAGAATCAGGAACACCAGTGACAACATCCGCATCAATCGAGGCTTCTCTTGCTAATTCGACACCCATTTTTTTACGTGAAGCATGTACATTCACTCGGTTTATATCACTATCTGGTCTGGAAAGATAAACATATTCCATCGCACACATCGTCCTTGGTTCGGGTTCATGAAACGTACGCGTGCGTATCCCGTCTTTGTTGATAATAACCAGCTCACCCGGCTCCACTTCGCGTTCAAGTGTCGCACCAACCAAATCAAAAGCGCACGATTCTGATGCAGCAACATAACTGTCTCCTAGTCTTCCAAGCGATAGTGGTCGTAAGCCTCTTGGATCTGTTGCAATATACATCGCGTCTTCTTTAAGAATGATAAAAGCATACGCACCTACTAACTGGCGAAGTGCCTCCATGATTGCCTCTTCATAGTCATCCGATATACTACGTTTAATCAAATGTGCCAATACTTCTGTGTCTGATGATGTTTGTAGAATACTACCTTCTTGTTCAAGCTTTCCACGAAGTTTATGTCCGTTCATAATGTTCCCATTATGTGCAAGCGCAAGACTGCCGTTTTGAGAACGAAACAATAAAGGTTGAACATTATCATATCCGCCATCACCTTGTGTGGCATAACGCACATGACCAATTGCCGCACGGCCCTGAAGTTCATCAAATTTAGCATGTTTGAAAACATCATTAACAAGTCCTAATCCTTTATGCAATTTAAGCTTTTTCCCATCAGTTGCTACAACACCTGCACCATCTTGACCCCGATGCTGTAAGGCGTGTAAACCGTAGTACGTGATTTCTGCTGCTTTTTCATGACCCCATATTCCAAAAACGCCACATTCTTCATTTATGCCTTTGATTTCAGCAAGCATGGAATAGCTCCTTTCCATAATGATTGAAGTGATTTAGCATCTTCCTTGATAACGTTCGCCCCGTTTGATTGCACAACATAGTGACCAGTTTCTGTCACGATACCAATTTGCTTGGCATCTTTAACGACTGACTCAAACTTGGCTTTATTTCTCGGATTTATCGAAACTAAAAACCGTGACTGTGTTTCACTGAATAGTTCAACCGTCGCATCGTTTTCAATAGCAACCTCAACGCCTAATCCCTTTTCAGAAAAAACACTTTCTGCCAGCGCAACGCCAAGTCCACCTTCTGCAAGGTCATGAGCAGAAACGACAAGACCTGTATGAATCGCAGCTAACAATTGATTTTGCCGGTCTTTTTCCACTGATAAATCAATACTTGGTGCCTTACCAGAGTATTTACCGTCGATTACATTTTGTAATTCACTACCACCAAATTCAGGATTTGCCTCACCAATAAGATAGATAAAATCGCCATCGTTTTGGAAGTAACTTGGTGTTAGATGGTCAAGTGATTCGATCAATCCAACCATACCGACAACTGGCGTTGGAAAAATCGCTTTCCCTTTTGATTGGTTATATAATGAAACATTTCCGCTAATGACTGGTGTTTCTAGTAGGTTACACGCCGCGCTCATACCCTCAACACTTTTCTCCATTTGCCAAAACACTTCTGGATTTGTCGGATTTCCAAAGTTCAATCCATCTGTTAAACCAAGTGGACGTGCACCAGAACAAACGATATTTCGTGCCGCTTCTGCAACAGCAATTTTGCCACCAGTCTCTGGATCTAAATAAATATAGCGCGAGTTACAATCTGTCGTAATGGCGAGTGCTTTATTTGTTCCTTTGATGCGCACAACCGCTGCATCCGAGCCAGGTGCTACGACTGTATTGGTTTGTACCATGGAATCGTATTGGTCATATACATATTCTTTACTTGCGATTGTTGGCTGCTTGAGCAATTGCTTTAACATATCCCCGTGATCTTCCACAACTGGCACGAGTTCCGCCTGCTTTTGGAATTCTTGAAAATAAGCCGCTTCCTTAGATGGCATATTGTACACTGGTGCTTCCTCTGCCAGCGCATCTACCGGGATATCCGCAACAATTTCTCCATGTTGCTTCAAGCGGAATGTTTTTTCTTCAATGACTTCACCGACTGCCACAGCTTGTAATCCATATTTTTCAAAAATATCAATGATTTCTTGTTCCTGCCCTTTTTTTGCAACAAGCAACATACGTTCTTGTGATTCAGAAAGCATTAATTCATAAGCATTCATGTTCAGCTCGCGTTGTGGTACAAGATCTAAATTCATTTCCATACCCGTTCCAGCTTTACTCGCCATCTCACTAGCAGATGAGGTAAGACCTGCCGCGCCCATATCCTGCATACCAACAAGTGCGTCACAATGTATCACTTCTAAACAAGCTTCAATCA contains:
- the purL gene encoding phosphoribosylformylglycinamidine synthase subunit PurL, whose product is MLLTHEINPEKIETDKLYQGMGLSDAEFDMVKTILNRRPNFTETGIFSVMWSEHCSYKTSKPLLRKFPTKAPHVLQGPGEGAGIIDIGDEQAVVFKVESHNHPSAVEPYEGAATGVGGIIRDVFSMGARPIAMMNSLRFGNLTTERVKYLFREVVHGIAGYGNCVGVPTVGGEVQFDDSYEDNPLVNAMCVGLIDHKDIQKGIAAGIGNTVIYAGAATGRDGIHGATFASDDLAEDANKDRPAVQVGDPFMEKLLIEACLEVIHCDALVGMQDMGAAGLTSSASEMASKAGTGMEMNLDLVPQRELNMNAYELMLSESQERMLLVAKKGQEQEIIDIFEKYGLQAVAVGEVIEEKTFRLKQHGEIVADIPVDALAEEAPVYNMPSKEAAYFQEFQKQAELVPVVEDHGDMLKQLLKQPTIASKEYVYDQYDSMVQTNTVVAPGSDAAVVRIKGTNKALAITTDCNSRYIYLDPETGGKIAVAEAARNIVCSGARPLGLTDGLNFGNPTNPEVFWQMEKSVEGMSAACNLLETPVISGNVSLYNQSKGKAIFPTPVVGMVGLIESLDHLTPSYFQNDGDFIYLIGEANPEFGGSELQNVIDGKYSGKAPSIDLSVEKDRQNQLLAAIHTGLVVSAHDLAEGGLGVALAESVFSEKGLGVEVAIENDATVELFSETQSRFLVSINPRNKAKFESVVKDAKQIGIVTETGHYVVQSNGANVIKEDAKSLQSLWKGAIPCLLKSKA
- the purM gene encoding phosphoribosylformylglycinamidine cyclo-ligase, which codes for MSDAYREAGVDVEKGYQAVDLMKKHIAKTNRKEVLGGVGGFAGLFDLSGFSYKEPVLVSGTDGVGTKLKLAFQLDKHDSIGKDLVAMCVNDIIAQGAQALFFLDYIACGKNNPEMIEQIVAGVADGCVDAGAALIGGETAEMPGMYQDNEYDVAGFAVGIAEKSKLISGEHIQAGDVVIGLPSSGIHSNGYSLVRKIVAELDLADSYQGLSKSLGATLLEPTKIYAKPINKLTQTVDVKGISHITGGGFYENIPRMLPAGLGVEVDRASWNVPEIFTFLQKQGNVSDYDMFGVFNMGIGMAVVIDQDKADLAIDLLQENGEAAVVIGTVSEHEGVRFTND
- the purF gene encoding amidophosphoribosyltransferase, which codes for MLAEIKGINEECGVFGIWGHEKAAEITYYGLHALQHRGQDGAGVVATDGKKLKLHKGLGLVNDVFKHAKFDELQGRAAIGHVRYATQGDGGYDNVQPLLFRSQNGSLALAHNGNIMNGHKLRGKLEQEGSILQTSSDTEVLAHLIKRSISDDYEEAIMEALRQLVGAYAFIILKEDAMYIATDPRGLRPLSLGRLGDSYVAASESCAFDLVGATLEREVEPGELVIINKDGIRTRTFHEPEPRTMCAMEYVYLSRPDSDINRVNVHASRKKMGVELAREASIDADVVTGVPDSSISAAIGYAEEIGLPYEMGIIKNRYVGRTFIQPSQELREQGVKMKLSPVRGIVEGKRVIMIDDSIVRGTTSRRIVRMLKEAGAKEVHVRIASPSLQHPCYYGIDMSTRDELIAANNTIDEIAEIIGADSLAYLSEEGLERAIVREDLPNQGICKACFTGEYPVKERGQKEIEYTRL